In Lates calcarifer isolate ASB-BC8 linkage group LG21, TLL_Latcal_v3, whole genome shotgun sequence, a single window of DNA contains:
- the six9 gene encoding SIX homeobox 9 translates to MIFTAEQVACVCEVLLQSGYMDRLAGFLRTLPPPSSSSLSSFSGELESVLKAKATVAFHQGRFSDLYTLLEGFPFSPRSHPLLQQLWLQAHYIEAEGQRGRPLGAVGKYRVRRKFPLPNTIWDGEETNYCFKEKSRSILRKWYHHKPYPSTREKRELAVATGLTTTQVSNWFKNRRQRDRTTDVTGFQTADSGGPSGEVNPYSDNDLSPPGSPHPQYHGPPPPPLSHPPPPLHHMC, encoded by the exons ATGATCttcacagcagagcaggtgGCTTGTGTGTGCGAGGTCCTACTGCAGAGCGGCTACATGGATCGTCTTGCTGGCTTCCTCCgcactcttcctcctccttcctcctcctccctctcctctttctcaggGGAGCTGGAGAGCGTGCTGAAGGCTAAAGCCACGGTGGCCTTTCACCAGGGGCGCTTCTCTGACCTCTACACTTTGCTGGAAGGCTTCCCCTTCTCCCCACGCAGCCACCCGCTGCTGCAGCAACTCTGGCTTCAAGCCCACTACATAGAGGCTGAGGGGCAGAGGGGCCGACCCCTGGGAGCTGTGGGGAAGTATCGCGTAAGGCGAAAGTTTCCTCTACCAAACACCATCTGGGACGGAGAGGAGACCAACTACTGCTTCAAG GAAAAATCCCGGAGTATACTCCGGAAGTGGTACCATCATAAACCATATCCCTCTACACGGGAGAAGCGGGAGCTCGCAGTAGCCACCGGCCTGACAACCACACAGGTCAGCAACTGGTTCAAGAACCGCAGGCAGAGGGATCGAACCACCGACGTTACCGG TTTCCAAACAGCTGACTCTGGAGGACCCTCAGGAGAGGTCAACCCTTACTCTGATAACGACCTTTCACCTCCAGGCAGCCCACATCCCCAATACCATggtcctccacctccacccctctctcacccacctcctcctctacaTCACATGTGCTGA
- the LOC108900846 gene encoding ribonucleoside-diphosphate reductase large subunit, translated as MHVIKRDGRQERVMFDKITSRIQKLCYGLNSDFVDPAQITMKVIQGLYSGVTTVELDTLAAEIAATLTTKHPDYAILAARIAVSNLHKETKKVFSDVMEDLYNYVNPLNKRHSPMISKETLDIVLENKDRLNSAIIFDRDFSYNFFGFKTLERSYLLKINNKVAERPQHMLMRVAVGIHRTDIEAAIETYNLLSEKWFTHASPTLFNAGTNRPQLSSCFLLAMKDDSIEGIYDTLKQCALISKSAGGIGVAVSCIRSTGSYIAGTNGNSNGLVPMLRVYNNTARYVDQGGNKRPGAFAMYLEPWHFDVFDFLELKKNTGKEEQRARDLFYALWIPDLFMKRVESNQDWSLMCPNECPGLDECWGEEFEELYTKYEKEGRVKRVVKAQQLWYAIIESQTETGTPYMLYKDACNRKSNQQNLGTIKCSNLCTEIVEYTSEDEVAVCNLASIALNMYVTPERTFDFKKLAYVTKVIVKNLNKIIDINYYPVPEAEKSNKRHRPIGIGVQGLADAFILMRYPFESAEAQLLNTQIFETIYYAALEASCELAAELGPYETYQGSPVSKGILQYDMWEKTPTDLWDWKLLKEKIAKHGVRNSLLLAPMPTASTAQILGNNESIEAYTSNIYTRRVLSGEFQIVNPHLLKDLTERGLWSEEMKNQLIAHNGSIQDISEIPDDLKQLYKTVWEISQKTILKMAADRGAFIDQSQSLNIHIAEPNYGKLTSMHFYGWKQGLKTGMYYLRTKPAANPIQFTLNKEKLKEATPTKASEQEIKERNTAAMVCSLENRDECLMCGS; from the exons ATGCATGTGATCAAGCGAG atgGACGCCAAGAGCGCGTCATGTTCGACAAAATCACCTCTCGCATCCAGAAGCTTTGCTACGGGCTGAACTCTGACTTTGTGGACCCGGCCCAGATCACGATGAAGGTGATCCAGGGTTTGTACAGCGGAGTCACCACAGTGGAGCTGGACACGCTGGCCGCAGAGATCGCAGCCACTCTCACAACCAAACACCCAGACTATGCCATCCTCGCCGCCCGGATCGCCGTCTCCAACCtgcacaaagagacaaagaaagtgttCAGTGATGTCATGGAGGACCTGTACAACTACGTCAACCCTCTGAACAAACGCCACTCCCCCATGATCTCCAAGGAGACCCTTGACATCGTCCTCGAGAACAAAGACCGCCTCAACTCAGCCATCATTTTCGACAGAGATTTCTCCTACAACTTCTTTGGCTTCAAGACTCTGGAGAGGTCCTACCTGTTGAAGATCAACAATAAAGTGGCCGAGCGGCCTCAGCACATGCTAATGAGAGTGGCTGTCGGCATCCACAGAACAGATATCGAGGCGGCCATCGAGACCTACAACCTGCTCTCAGAGAAGTGGTTCACCCACGCCTCTCCTACACTCTTCAATGCTGGAACCAACAGGCCACAGCTGTCCAGCTGCTTCCTGCTCGCCATGAAGGACGACAGCATCGAAGGCATTTATGACACGCTGAAGCAGTGCGCCCTCATCTCCAAATCGGCCGGAGGAATCGGCGTGGCGGTCAGCTGCATCAGATCGACGGGGAGCTACATTGCCGGAACCAATGGCAATTCCAACGGGCTGGTCCCCATGCTGAGAGTTTACAACAACACGGCCCGTTACGTCGACCAGGGTGGCAACAAGAGACCCGGAGCCTTCGCCATGTACCTGGAGCCATGGCACTTTGACGTTTTCGACTTCCTGGAGCTGAAGAAGAACACAGGGAAGGAGGAGCAAAGAGCCAGAGATCTTTTCTACGCCCTGTGGATCCCCGACTTGTTCATGAAGAGGGTGGAGAGCAACCAAGACTGGTCCCTGATGTGTCCGAACGAGTGCCCCGGGCTGGACGAGTGCTGGGGAGAGGAGTTCGAGGAGCTCTACACCAAATAcgagaaggaggggagggtcAAGCGAGTGGTGAAGGCTCAGCAGCTGTGGTACGCCATTATCGAGTCCCAGACAGAAACCGGTACACCATACATGCTGTACAAAGACGCCTGCAACAGGAAGAGCAACCAGCAGAACCTGGGCACCATCAAATGCAGCAACCTCTGCACAGAAATCGTTGAATACACCAGCGAGGATGAGGTAGCGGTCTGTAATCTGGCCTCCATCGCTCTCAACATGTATGTCACACCTGAACGGACTTTTGACTTTAAAAAGCTGGCGTATGTGACCAAAGTAATCGTCAAAAACCTGAACAAGATCATAGACATTAACTACTATCCGGTGCCTGAAGCAGAGAAGTCCAACAAGCGCCACAGGCCAATAGGAATCGGTGTGCAGGGTTTGGCTGATGCCTTCATCCTGATGCGTTACCCCTTTGAAAGTGCCGAGGCTCAGCTGCTGAACACCCAGATCTTTGAGACCATCTACTACGCCGCCCTGGAGGCGAGCTGCGAGCTGGCTGCCGAGCTCGGCCCCTACGAGACATACCAAGGCTCCCCCGTCAGCAAAGGCATCCTCCAGTACGACATGTGGGAGAAGACGCCCACTGACCTGTGGGACTGGAAGCTCCTGAAGGAGAAGATCGCCAAACACGGAGTCAGGAACAGCCTGCTGCTGGCCCCGATGCCCACGGCCTCCACCGCCCAGATCCTGGGCAACAACGAGTCCATCGAGGCCTACACCAGCAACATCTACACCCGCAGGGTCCTCTCTGGAGAGTTCCAGATCGTGAATCCTCATCTGCTCAAAGACTTGACagagagaggactgtggagTGAGGAGATGAAGAACCAGCTGATCGCTCACAATGGATCCATTCAG GACATCAGTGAGATTCCAGATGATTTGAAGCAGCTGTACAAAACCGTGTGGGAAATCTCCCAGAAGACCATACTGAAGATGGCTGCCGACCGCGGAGCCTTCATTGACCAGAGCCAGTCCCTGAACATCCACATCGCCGAGCCAAACTACGGCAAACTGACCAGCATGCACTTCTACGGCTGGAAACAA GGTCTGAAGACAGGGATGTACTACCTGAGGACGAAGCCCGCCGCCAACCCCATCCAGTTCACCCTCAACAAGGAGAAGCTGAAGGAGGCGACGCCGACCAAAGCCTCAGAGCAGGAGATCAAAGAGCGTAACACTGCAGCCATGGTTTGTTCGCTGGAGAACAGAGACGAGTGCCTCATGTGCGGATCTTAA
- the qpctla gene encoding LOW QUALITY PROTEIN: glutaminyl-peptide cyclotransferase-like a (The sequence of the model RefSeq protein was modified relative to this genomic sequence to represent the inferred CDS: deleted 1 base in 1 codon) has protein sequence MSRSSRRYKPLQQNNGGGSLPGCDRVRMPRARVLLLCLLGVLVLAVVLGVYLSNDSTSGHVNRMPAADITKDRLSHKPSKCSPAQIRRLASQVDGTRLWETHLRPILIQRLPGTQGSLVVQQHITSTLSSLSAGWSIDLDSFQSPTPRGQVTFTNIVATLDPSAPRRLLLACHYDSKVLPPDPRAPERVFLGASDSAVPCAMILELATSLDAQLRSFKQQRLPVSLQLVFFDGEESFEEWTATDSLYGSRHLAERMANTPHPADSSHTTALQAVDLFVLLDLLGGPDPLIANHFDNTARWFDRLIAAEKRLHRQGLLTSHPSEQTYFRKDVYLGPVQDDHIPFLHKGVPVLHVIATPFPQFWHTLDDTEENMHRPTVENLTKIMAVFLAEYLGF, from the exons ATGTCCAGGTCCAGTCGGCGATACAAACCTCTGCAGCAGAACAACGGCGGCGGCTCTCTCCCCGGCTGTGACCGGGTGCGGATGCCCCGGGCCCgggtgctgctgctctgtctcctcGGGGTTCTGGTGCTGGCGGTGGTGCTGGGAGTCTACCTGTCCAACGACTCCACCAGCGGACACGTGAACCGCATGCCAGCTGCAGATATCACCAAAGATAGG TTGTCTCACAAACCCAGTAAGTGCTCCCCAGCTCAAATCCGCCGTCTGGCCTCTCAGGTGGACGGGACTCGTCTGTGGGAGACTCACCTGAGGCCCATCCTGATACAGAGGCTCCCGGGGACGCAGGGCAGTCTGGTCGTACAGCAG CACATCACCTCCACCCTGTCCTCGCTGTCTGCTGGCTGGTCCATAGACCTGGACTCCTTCCAGTCTCCGACCCCTCGAGGCCAGGTCACCTTCACCAACATCGTTGCCACTCTGGACCCTTCAGCCCCTCGGAGGCTGCTCCTGGCCTGCCACTATGACTCCAAGGTCCTGCCTCCAGACCCCCGGGCCCCAGAGAGGGTGTTTCTGGGGGCCAGTGACTCTGCCGTGCCCTGTGCTATGATCCTGGAGCTTGCTACATCTCTGGACGCTCAGCTTAGATCATTCaaacagcag AGACTTCCGGTCTCCCTCCAGCTCGTGTTTTTCGACGGCGAGGAGTCGTTTGAAGAGTGGACCGCCACCGACTCGCTGTACGGCTCTCGTCACCTGGCTGAGCGCATGGCCAACACGCCTCACCCCGCAGACTCCTCACACACCACTGCGCTCCAGGCCGTG GACCTCTTTGTGTTGCTGGACCTGCTTGGCGGCCCCGATCCTCTGATTGCGAATCACTTCGACAACACA GCGCGCTGGTTTGACCGTCTGATTGCCGCAG AGAAGAGACTCCATCGACAGGGTCTGTTGACGTCTCACCCCTCAGAGCAGACGTATTTCAGGAAGGATGTGTATCTCGGACCCGTCCAGGACGACCACATCCCCTTCCTTCACAAAG GTGTCCCTGTGCTTCATGTCATTGCCACTCCCTTCCCACAGTTCTGGCACACGTTGGACGACACAGAGGAGAACATGCACCGGCCCACTGTAGAGAACCTGACCAAGATCATGGCCGTGTTTCTGGCTGAGTACCTGGGCTTCTAA